The following coding sequences are from one Leucoraja erinacea ecotype New England chromosome 2, Leri_hhj_1, whole genome shotgun sequence window:
- the atpsckmt gene encoding ATP synthase subunit C lysine N-methyltransferase: MSAGTAAHVPAPGVGGRPRPRPRWGLVLLGAAGGAVLALYAVATPFVAPALRRVCLPFVPATPAQVGNVLQLLSGRRGPLVDIGSGDGRIVIAAAKQGFRAVGYELNPWLVWYSRYRARQQGVHHNARFYISDIWKVNFSEFNNVVIFGVPQMMESLEKKLQKELKDDAKIVACRFPFPSWISVHESGKGIDTAWLYDAKSFKTIAREECPN; encoded by the exons ATGTCTGCGGGCACCGCGGCTCACGTCCCGGCCCCCGGGGTAGGGGGGAGGCCGAGGCCGAGGCCGCGCTGGGGGCTGGTGCTGCTGGGCGCTGCGGGCGGCGCTGTCCTTGCTCTGTACGCGGTGGCCACTCCGTTTGTGGCTCCTGCGCTGAGGCGGGTCTGTCTACCCTTCGTCCCGGCCACTCCGGCCCAGGTGGGGAATGTGCTGCAGCTGCTGAGCGGCCGCCGGGGACCGCTGGTGGACATCGGCAGCGGCGACGGCAGAATC GTAATTGCAGCAGCAAAGCAAGGTTTTCGAGCCGTTGGTTATGAACTGAACCCTTGGCTGGTTTGGTATTCCAGATACAGAGCAAGGCAGCAAGGAGTGCACCACAATGCCAGGTTTTATATCTCTGACATTTGGAAG GTGAATTTCTCCGAATTTAATAATGTTGTTATATTTGGAGTTCCCCAGATG ATGGAGTCTTTAGAGAAGAAACTACAGAAAGAGCTGAAAGATGATGCCAAAATTGTAGCCTGTCGCTTTCCATTCCCCAGCTGGATTTCTGTTCATGAATCTGGAAAAGGAATCGACACAGCCTGGTTGTATGATGCAAAATCATTTAAAACCATTGCAAGAGAAGAATGTCCTAATTAA